A genomic window from Salvia miltiorrhiza cultivar Shanhuang (shh) chromosome 5, IMPLAD_Smil_shh, whole genome shotgun sequence includes:
- the LOC130986128 gene encoding heavy metal-associated isoprenylated plant protein 41-like, with the protein MDSEANQRWIKYYSSAHAILLVGEGDFSFSLCLGKTFGSATNIVATSLDSYDVLLNNYKYALANLVILGILGASVLHGVDATQMMTHPELRCKKFDRIIYNFPHAGFYGKEDNPDMMMMHRELVRGFLQNACSMLDVNGEIHVNHKTTAPFDSWKIEDLGSACSLVCIAQDEFRIEDYPGYNNKRGSGSRADEPFPLGACKTYRFRLCPVAVNCMMMRNLRLMPWMLRTPVGVQVQQQAPMAPFTSQMFPTPPLVVQRQPLFMPVYDGGAALRCHESKCRRIYGRYLNHAHAEETFGDTNYDVQSSVDAALPLGHEMHVSNAVPGRPWSGNLEEVQHLSISRSERLRQMVFRHGLS; encoded by the exons ATGGATAGCGAAGCGAATCAGAGATGGATAAAGTATTACTCATCAGCCCACGCTATACTCTTAGTTGGCGAAGGCGACTTCTCCTTTTCGCTCTGCTTGGGGAAGACTTTTGGTTCTGCCACTAACATTGTCGCCACTTCTCTCGACTCTTACG ATGTATTACTCAACAATTACAAGTACGCATTAGCCAATTTGGTGATACTGGGAATCCTGGGGGCGTCCGTGTTGCATGGAGTGGATGCAACCCAAATGATGACTCATCCTGAGCTCCGCTGCAAGAAATTTGACCGGATTATTTATAACTTTCCTCATGCTGGTTTTTACGGGAAGGAAGATAATCCAGACATGATGAT GATGCATAGAGAACTTGTCCGTGGTTTCTTACAGAACGCATGCAGCATGCTGGATGTTAATGGTGAAATTCATGTCAATCATAAAACGACAGCACCCTTTGACAGCTGGAAAATTGAGGATCTGGGATCTGCGTGCTCATTAGTTTGTATCGCGCAAGATGAATTCAGAATAGAAGACTATCCAGGGTATAATAACAAAAGGGGATCCGGTTCCAGAGCTGATGAGCCGTTTCCGCTAGGCGCTTGCAAGACCTATAGGTTCAGACTCTGCCCCGTTGCTGTTAATTGTATGATGATGAGGAACCTGCGTTTGATGCCTTGGATGTTGAGGACTCCTGTTGGCGTGCAAGTGCAACAGCAGGCTCCAATGGCTCCTTTCACATCACAGATGTTTCCAACTCCTCCTCTCGTCGTGCAGCGCCAGCCTTTGTTCATGCCAGTCTATGACGGTGGGGCTGCATTGCGATGCCATGAAAGTAAGTGCCGCAGGATATATGGGAGATATTTGAACCACGCACATGCAGAGGAAACATTTGGAGACACCAATTATGATGTGCAGAGTTCAGTCGATGCGGCCTTGCCGCTTGGTCATGAGATGCACGTGAGCAACGCAGTGCCGGGGAGGCCGTGGAGTGGCAATTTGGAAGAAGTTCAGCATTTGAGCATTTCAAGATCGGAACGTCTGAGGCAGATGGTGTTTCGTCATGGCTTGAGCTAA